The following are from one region of the Melitaea cinxia chromosome 7, ilMelCinx1.1, whole genome shotgun sequence genome:
- the LOC123655420 gene encoding LOW QUALITY PROTEIN: membrane alanyl aminopeptidase-like (The sequence of the model RefSeq protein was modified relative to this genomic sequence to represent the inferred CDS: substituted 1 base at 1 genomic stop codon): MATSKLFVLALVCLTASGLPNPPVTRNTIFLDEKLEGEIFEHVDDFNNIEYNLPPQSYRLPTTTRPLHYDLLWGIDISRFAFFGTVDIELQPTQANVSEIVIHSHDISHISITLQRNDNNQTLNHTVTVDEERQFLTISLTSGFLEFNANITYTLSITFEAPLRNDMYGIYRSWYKNNQTSTNISWMASTQFQATSARFAFPCYDEPSFKARFDIVIRRPLSFRSWSCTNIRETVPSTIVGFQDDVYETTPIMSTYLLALVVAADYNNTAPVLSENGTLMYEVIARQAALAEGQGSYAMDVGQRLVERMNEYTNIQYFDMDPNLKMTHAAIPDFSAGAMENWGLITYREAYLMYNPEHTNDYYKQLIAYILSHEIAHMWFGNLVTCDFWDNLWLNEGFARYYQYFLTHWVEDYMGLDTRFINEQVHTSLLFDSAETAHPLTNPNIGSPSSIRSMFSTISYNKGASVIRMTEHLLGSEVNIQGLRNLLVERTSDVVRPIDLFQALDAAGRAAGSFSEYSSDFSFIDYYKSWTEQSGHPILNVQVNHQTGDMTITQRRFSINTGYATQNLNYIIPITFATASNPDFNNTKPSHIISSTVSVINRGSTGDQWVIFNKLXCSFYRVNYDDYTWNLIIMALRGSNRTLIHEYNRAQIVDDVFQFARAGLMSYNRAFNILSFLENETEYSPWVAAITGFNWLRNRLAGSEYLPRLEAQIIRWASNVMGQLTYYPIANESFMRSYLRYQLAPLMCNLGVPACRQAASQQFNALLNGTEVPNNSRNWVYCNGLRQGSESDFNFLFDRYVEHNTYNEKILILQMLGCTPHQQSLNRLLDNIIEENFVIRPQDYSVAYTGALNGGPENPLRVLNYIRTNVTDIINAFGSASPITSAISRLSSEADINEVLTWANQNQATLGGYYQTVVTSCESTRQGLLWVNTVADQLEDYFTTGDELVTPSSVTVPPVTPPVTVTPSTLVPPTTPNLPDSAVTSVLSIAALLLAFAINIIV; this comes from the exons ATGGCGACATCAAAGCTATTTGTTCTAGCTCTGGTATGCCTCACCGCTAGTGGATTACCTAATCCACCAGTAACtagaaatacaatttttttggaTGAAAAACTAGAAGGTGAAATATTCGAACACGTTGACGATTTTAATAACATCGAATACAATTTGCCTCCACAAAGTTACCGGTTACCAACAACTACTCGCCCTCTCCACTATGACCTCTTGTGGGGTATCGATATATCGAGATTTGCGTTCTTTGGTACAGTTGATATAGAATTGCAACCAACACAAGCTAATGTAAGCGAaatagttattcattcacaTGACATTAGTCATATTAGCATTACACTGCAGCGAAATGATAATAATCAAACATTAAATCATACTGTAACTGTTGATGAAGAGAGACAGTTCTTAACAATAAGTCTGACATCAGGATTTTTGGAATTCAATGCAAATATTACTTATACACTTTCTATAACTTTCGAAGCTCCTTTAAGGAATGACATGTATGGAATCTATAGAAGTTGGTATAAGAATAATCAGACATCGACAAATATTAG CTGGATGGCTTCAACGCAGTTCCAAGCCACCTCAGCACGTTTTGCTTTCCCTTGCTACGATGAACCTAGTTTCAAAGCTAGGTTCGATATTGTCATTAGGCGACCACTTAGTTTTAGGAGTTGGTCATGTACTAATATAAGAGAAACTGTACCTAGTACCATAGT TGGCTTTCAAGATGATGTTTACGAAACAACTCCGATTATGTCAACATATCTGCTAGCTTTAGTAGTCGCAGCTGACTACAATAATACGGCACCTGTATTGTCAGAGAATGGCACTCTAATGTATGAAGTGATAGCAAGACAAGCAGCCCTTGCAGAAGGACAAGGATCATACGCCATGGACGTTGGTCAGAGGCTCGTTgagagaatgaatgaatacACTAATATACAATATTTCGATATGGACCCAAACCTGAAAATGACTCATGCAGCTATTCCTGATTTCTCCGCTGGAGCTATGGAGAACTGGGGTCTAATCACTTATAG AGAAGCTTACTTGATGTACAACCCAGAACACACTAATGACTACTACAAACAGTTGATCGCTTATATCTTGTCTCACGAAATCGCACACATGTGGTTCGGAAACTTAGTAACCTGTGACTTCTGGGATAATTTATGGCTGAATGAAGGTTTTGCTAGATACTATCAATATTTCCTTACTCACTGG GTTGAAGATTACATGGGATTAGACACGCGTTTTATCAATGAACAAGTGCACACTTCATTGTTGTTTGACTCTGCTGAAACTGCCCACCCACTTACAAACCCCAATATTGGTAGTCCTAGTTCAATTCGGAGTATGTTCTCTACTATTTCTTATAACAAAGGTGCTTCTGTTATTCGGATGACTGAACACCTCCTTGGGTCGGAAGTTAACATACAAGGACTACGAAACTTATTAGTTGAACG AACTAGTGATGTCGTAAGACCTATCGACCTTTTCCAAGCTCTCGATGCTGCTGGTAGAGCGGCCGGTTCATTTTCAGAATACAGTTCAGATTTTTCGTTCATCGATTACTATAAAAGTTGGACTGAACAAAGCGGTCACCCAATATTAAACGTTCAAGTGAATCATCAAACGGGAGATATGACAATTACTCAG CGACGGTTTAGTATTAACACTGGTTACGCAACTCAAAATTTGAACTACATCATTCCTATTACATTTGCGACCGCTAGTAATCCCGATTTCAACAATACCAAACCCAGTCACATTATCAGTAGTACCGTTTCTGTAATTAACCGTGGTTCAACAGGAGACCAATGGGTTATATTTAACAAACtgtagtgta GTTTCTATAGAGTCAATTATGACGATTATACATGGAATCTCATAATTATGGCACTACGTGGCTCCAACAGAACTTTAATTCATGAATATAATAGAGCGCAG attGTCGATGATGTATTCCAATTTGCTCGAGCTGGACTTATGAGTTATAACCGTGCTTTTAATATTCTTTCCTTCCTGGAAAATGAGACTGAATATAGCCCGTGGGTGGCTGCGATAACTGGTTTCAACTGGCTTAGAAACAGGCTGGCTGGTTCCGAGTACCTTCCTAGACTAGAG gctCAAATAATTCGTTGGGCATCGAATGTAATGGGTCAACTGACTTACTATCCAATTGCAAATGAGAGTTTCATGAGGTCGTATCTGAGGTATCAGCTGGCACCTCTGATGTGTAACCTGGGAGTTCCAGCGTGCCGTCAAGCCGCCTCACAGCAGTTCAATGCACTCCTTAACGGTACTGA AGTACCAAACAACAGCCGTAACTGGGTGTACTGTAATGGTCTTCGTCAAGGAAGCGAAAGTGACTTCAATTTCCTTTTTGATAGATATGTCGAACATAATacatacaatgaaaaaatattgattcTTCAGATGCTCGGATGCACACCTCATCAACAGTCTcttaatag aCTTCTCGACAACATTATCGAAGAAAATTTTGTTATCCGTCCCCAAGACTACAGCGTGGCCTACACTGGTGCTCTTAATGGTGGACCAGAGAATCCATTACGTGTCTTAAATTACATCCGAACCAATGTTACAGATATCATAAACGC TTTTGGATCTGCATCTCCTATTACGTCAGCAATTTCAAGATTAAGTTCTGAAGCTGATATCAACGAG gtaCTAACATGGGCTAACCAAAATCAAGCTACGTTGGGCGGTTATTATCAAACCGTTGTTACCAGCTGTGAATCGACAAGACAGGGTCTTCTTTGGGTTAACACGGTCGCAGATCAATTAGAGGACTATTTTACCACTGGCGACGAGTTGGTTACACCTAGTTCTGTAACTGTTCCGCCAGTCACGCCACCAGTCACAGTTACACCATCAACTTTAGTTCCACCCACCACACCTAATCTACCTGATTCAGCTGTGACGTCGGTTCTTTCAATTGCAGCACTTCTTCTGGCATTTGCTATTAACATTATTGTATAA